One Pseudomonadota bacterium DNA segment encodes these proteins:
- a CDS encoding IS3 family transposase (programmed frameshift) produces the protein MARTRHTAEQIVGKLREAEVHLSKGLSIAQACKHIGITDQTYYRWRREYGGLKVEQARRLKALERENARLKRLLADAELDKAILREAANPKLLSPTRRRRMVDHVVDHLHVSERRACAVLGQSRATQRYLPLERDDEAPLTRRIVQLAAMYGRYGTPRITAMLRSEGWRVNHKRVERIWRREGLKIPRRQPKRGRLWLNDGSCVRLRPMHKDHVWAYDFVQSRTHDGRAVKMLTVVDEFTRECLAIDAARTLRSDDVLERLTWLFVTRGVPEHVRSDNGPEFTARVVRDWLKRVGVKTLFIEPGSPWENGYCESFNGKLRDELLNGETFYTLKEAKVLIERWRRHYNTVRPHSSLGYRPPAPEAIAPAEAPFAALRPPQQAVEHIVGLT, from the exons ATGGCCAGGACGCGCCACACGGCGGAGCAGATCGTCGGCAAGCTGCGCGAGGCGGAGGTGCATCTGTCGAAAGGGCTCTCCATCGCGCAGGCATGCAAGCACATCGGGATCACGGATCAGACCTATTACAGATGGCGACGCGAGTACGGCGGACTCAAGGTCGAGCAGGCCAGGCGCCTGAAGGCGCTGGAGCGCGAGAACGCGCGGCTCAAGCGCCTGCTGGCCGACGCGGAGCTTGACAAGGCGATCCTGCGCGAGGCGGCGAACC CCAAACTTCTGAGCCCGACGCGCCGGCGCCGGATGGTCGACCACGTCGTCGATCATCTGCATGTGTCGGAGCGTCGGGCGTGCGCCGTGCTGGGGCAGTCGCGGGCGACGCAGCGGTATCTGCCGCTGGAGCGAGATGACGAGGCGCCGCTGACGCGGCGGATCGTGCAGTTGGCGGCGATGTACGGGCGGTACGGAACCCCGAGGATCACGGCGATGCTTCGAAGCGAGGGCTGGCGGGTGAATCACAAGCGGGTCGAACGGATCTGGCGGCGAGAAGGGCTGAAGATCCCCAGAAGGCAGCCAAAGCGAGGGCGATTGTGGCTCAATGACGGCTCCTGCGTGCGACTCAGGCCGATGCACAAGGACCACGTCTGGGCGTACGACTTCGTGCAGAGCCGGACGCACGACGGCAGGGCGGTGAAGATGCTCACGGTCGTCGACGAGTTCACGCGGGAATGCCTGGCGATCGACGCGGCCAGGACGCTCAGGAGTGACGACGTGCTCGAGCGTCTCACATGGCTCTTCGTGACCCGCGGCGTGCCGGAGCACGTCCGGTCGGACAACGGGCCCGAATTTACAGCTCGGGTCGTGCGCGACTGGCTCAAGCGCGTCGGTGTGAAGACGCTCTTCATCGAGCCCGGCTCGCCGTGGGAGAACGGGTATTGCGAGAGCTTCAACGGCAAGCTGCGTGACGAACTGCTCAACGGGGAGACCTTCTACACGCTGAAGGAAGCGAAGGTGCTCATCGAGCGCTGGCGTCGTCACTACAACACGGTGCGCCCGCACAGTTCCCTGGGCTACCGGCCCCCGGCGCCGGAGGCGATCGCGCCTGCTGAGGCGCCCTTCGCTGCGCTCAGGCCGCCTCAGCAGGCAGTCGAACACATCGTTGGTCTAACATAG